AACATTTCAAAGCAGGACTACGATCCGCAGGGCGCAAGCGTAACACTGCTGATAAGCGAAAAGGCTACGGACAGTATGGAGATAGACAAGTCGTGCAACAGAGGAATGGTGGACGGAAAGCCGCTCCATCCTCAGCGTAACGGTGCCGGCAAGGCTCTGTCATCCGAAACGGTGGTCGCACATCTTGACAAGTCGCACGTTACGGTGCATACCTATCCCGAATATCACCCGAACAACAGTATTTCTACATTCAGGGTGGATATTGACGTTTCGACCTGCGGAGAGATTTCGCCGCTTAATGCGCTGGATTATCTTATCGGCAGTTTCGATTCCGATATTATAACGATAGACTACAGGGTAAGAGGTTTTACCCGTGATGTAGGCGGAAGAAAGCTGTATCTCGACCACGATATAACCTCGATACAGGATTTTATCAACGATTATACGCTGACGAAATATGACGCTACAGATATAAACGTGTATCAGGCGAACATATTCCACACAAGGCTTATGGTGCGTGAGATGGATCTGAAAAACTACCTGTTCAATACGGATATATATGACATTCCGCCTAAGGAGCGACTGAGAATTACGGAGAGCCTAAGGCGTGAGATGATAGAGATATATTCGG
This window of the [Eubacterium] siraeum genome carries:
- the speD gene encoding adenosylmethionine decarboxylase; its protein translation is MCLLEKKLKLYGFNNLTKTLSFNIYDVCYAKGAREQKEYIDYIDEQYNSERLTGILCDVTDIIGANVLNISKQDYDPQGASVTLLISEKATDSMEIDKSCNRGMVDGKPLHPQRNGAGKALSSETVVAHLDKSHVTVHTYPEYHPNNSISTFRVDIDVSTCGEISPLNALDYLIGSFDSDIITIDYRVRGFTRDVGGRKLYLDHDITSIQDFINDYTLTKYDATDINVYQANIFHTRLMVREMDLKNYLFNTDIYDIPPKERLRITESLRREMIEIYSGMNIYG